One genomic window of Cheilinus undulatus linkage group 7, ASM1832078v1, whole genome shotgun sequence includes the following:
- the s1pr4 gene encoding sphingosine 1-phosphate receptor 4: MDVFSSLVSSSSCPHLYQSPSNPTGNLTTVMSPVILRHYNFTGRLQNRTISNKQSNISVASTIFLCVSIFIILENLLVLVAVISRICHSRRWVYVCIANITLSDLLTGVSYVVNICLSGSQTFRLTSALWLFREGMLFVALAASIFSLLLIAVERYTTMMKPLSQKSTSRTYYRIYGLVALCWGLALVIGFLPLLGWNCVCSLDKCSTLLPLYSKTYIFFSLIIFFIVLLTIGMLYGLIYCHVLRSAKLGPQHSRKHSMALLKTVMFIVGAFICCWGPLFLLLLVDFFCESRQCALLFSADYFISLAVLNSGLNPIIYVLGSTEMRKALAELPCCCFMKSGLCNPDRFSSKETSSTSGSRRESLRNSFSKVRNLSVASPPSTPSKSRRAPKKYRLSSTTSCLSFSSG; encoded by the coding sequence ATGGACGTCTTCTCCTCCCTCGTTTCTTCATCCTCCTGTCCCCATTTATACCAATCACCCAGCAACCCCACTGGCAACCTCACCACTGTGATGAGCCCTGTGATTCTGCGGCATTACAACTTCACAGGCCGCCTGCAGAACCGGACCATCTCAAACAAACAGAGTAACATCAGCGTTGCCTCAACCATCTTCCTCTGTGTCAGCATCTTCATCATCCTGGAGAACCTCCTGGTGCTGGTAGCTGTCATCTCCCGTATCTGCCACAGCCGGCGCTGGGTTTACGTCTGCATCGCCAACATCACACTGAGTGACCTCCTCACTGGAGTTTCCTATGTGGTCAACATCTGCTTGTCCGGGAGCCAGACGTTTCGCCTCACCTCTGCTCTGTGGCTCTTCAGGGAGGGCATGCTGTTTGTGGCCTTGGCTGCCTCCATATTCAGTCTGCTGCTGATTGCTGTGGAGCGTTACACCACCATGATGAAGCCACTGTCTCAGAAGTCCACTAGTAGGACCTACTACAGGATCTACGGCCTGGTGGCGCTCTGCTGGGGTTTGGCACTGGTTATTGGCTTTCTCCCTTTGCTGGGCTGGAACTGTGTGTGCAGCCTGGATAAATGCTCCACTCTCCTCCCCCTTTACTCCAAGACCTACATCTTCTTCTCTCTGATCATCTTCTTCATTGTCCTCCTGACTATTGGCATGCTTTATGGTCTCATCTACTGCCACGTGCTCAGAAGTGCAAAGCTTGGCCCCCAGCACAGCCGCAAGCACTCCATGGCTCTGCTTAAAACTGTGATGTTCATTGTGGGGGCCTTCATATGCTGCTGGGGGCCACTGTTCCTGCTTTTACTGGTGGATTTCTTCTGTGAATCCCGCCAGTGTGCACTGTTGTTCAGTGCTGACTATTTCATCTCTCTGGCTGTCCTAAACTCTGGCCTGAACCCCATCATCTACGTGCTGGGCAGCACTGAGATGAGGAAAGCCCTTGCCGAGCTGCCGTGCTGCTGCTTCATGAAGTCTGGCCTCTGTAACCCAGACCGATTCTCATCCAAGGAGACCAGCAGCACCTCTGGGAGCAGGAGAGAAAGCCTAAGGAACAGTTTTAGCAAGGTCCGAAATCTGAGCGTGGCCTCCCCACCCTCCACTCCCAGCAAGTCTCGCAGAGCACCCAAGAAATACAGGCTGAGCTCCACCACCAGCTGCTTGTCATTTTCAAGTGGTTAA